A single genomic interval of Helianthus annuus cultivar XRQ/B chromosome 13, HanXRQr2.0-SUNRISE, whole genome shotgun sequence harbors:
- the LOC110899976 gene encoding disease resistance protein RGA2-like produces the protein MSEIVLSAIFSMISDKLASAASASLEKLAPYNEIDPSEIEKLQRSLIQIQDLLLDASQKEITNRSVKLWLNDLQHLAYDTDDLLDDLATDAMHLSDEAETHTSKVRKILSSIPFSKRSSWTRSMKNKIDEITTRLQDLLGKKDDLGLIVKEATRTKNINRSLQTCVFDPSSIVGRQAEKEELVQRLLEVEPSDRNYSIVPIVGMGGVGKTTMARLLYDDQQVKDHFKLRAWVCVSDDFDSFGISKHIFKAVAPLVKEDFTDMNLLQVALQDQLKGKVFLLVLDDVWSERRDDWETLIRPFYTCAPGSKIIITSRKDILLKKLGYSTPNKQLGRLLYDDALSLFAVHALGVRNFDSHLSLKPHGEGIVKKCNGLPLALIALGTSLRTKEDEDSWKEVLESEIWKLPVEDEIIPALRLSYHDLSGPLKQLFAYCSLFPKDFLFDKEELVKLWMAEGFLHQPTLSDSTEEHLGHEFFDELLSRSFFQHAPNDESLFVMHDLMNDLATSVSVEFFLRLDNENEKNIRKEMLEKYRHMSFVREEYVTYKKFEAFERAKSLRTFLVTYVGEVESWRHFYLSQKILTDLLPEVPLLRVLSLSGFQISELPESIGTLRHLRYLNLSRTRITHLPETVCNLYNLQSLILSGCCEITKLPKSFLQLKNLRHLDVRDTPLLFEMLLEISRLKSLEITLSKINIECESGIEIAKLKDFKTLYEKISVVGLGKVQNTTYVHEANFSQKKLSELELVWSDALHDSRNEMLEKAVLNELKPCDDKLIQLQIWSYGGLAFPNWVGDPSFINLKHVSIMGCKRCTSLPPLGQLPSLKELFIKGLDRVEVVDFELFGTGRTFPSLEILSFKDMYGWKKWSGAVFPRLQKLEIKECRKLVEVTLEALPSLNDLDLGNCDSGVLRSLVEVASAVTKLRIRDISGLNDEVWGGVIESLGGVEELKMSVCNEIRYVVKSDADASKILVRLRKLEMWYCDNLVSVGEKEEEEEDNWRSNLLTSLRTLYVSYCKNMERCSCPDGIEELTVEGCSSMTVVSFPKGGQVKLRSLKIWNCRNLLEKEWEWGGQKTKNNRSSNMPMLEHVSIRDWPNLKSIIELNDFVHLTQLFIYHCERLESFPNNLTTLVKLEIENCPRLEVSFLGENLTSLEELSITNCLSMDSPFLSWVWPPNLCSLEIGKLKKPFSEWGPQTFPTSLVKLSLYGGRSCSEFSHLLHSSLTSLQIHRFEKLESFTMDLQHLQSLSFSNCANLKKASSHPQHLTSLHHLSFQDCPKMKDLPEMLLPSLLSLYIWGNCPGLKERCSKKGSYWPLISHIPYINIL, from the coding sequence ATGTCTGAAATCGTGCTTTCTGCCATCTTCTCTATGATCTCTGATAAGCTGGCATCTGCTGCCTCTGCCAGCTTAGAAAAACTTGCTCCTTACAATGAAATTGATCCTTCTGAGATAGAGAAATTGCAGCGGTCACTGATCCAGATCCAAGATCTGCTTCTTGATGCTTCTCAGAAGGAGATAACCAATCGTTCCGTGAAACTATGGCTCAATGATCTCCAGCACTTGGCTTACGACACAGATGACCTACTTGACGATTTAGCAACCGATGCTATGCACCTGAGCGACGAAGCAGAAACCCACACCAGCAAGGTAAGAAAGATCTTATCAtcaattcctttctcaaagcGTTCATCATGGACTAGGTCGATGAAGAACAAGATAGATGAAATTACCACCAGATTACAAGATTTATTAGGGAAAAAAGACGATCTTGGTTTGATTGTGAAAGAGGCAACTAGGACAAAAAATATCAATAGAAGCTTGCAAACCTGTGTTTTTGATCCATCTAGTATTGTGGGACGCCAAGCTGAGAAAGAGGAGTTGGTCCAAAGGTTATTGGAGGTTGAACCATCTGATCGAAACTATAGCATAGTTCCAATAGTAGGTATGGGTGGGGTTGGGAAAACTACTATGGCAAGACTTTTGTATGATGACCAGCAAGTCAAAGATCACTTCAAACTCAGGGCATGGGTTTGTGTTTCGGATGACTTTGATAGCTTTGGGATAAGCAAACATATCTTTAAAGCTGTGGCACCATTGGTAAAGGAGGATTTTACAGATATGAATTTGCTTCAAGTAGCTCTTCAAGATCAACTAAAAGGGAAAGTCTTCTTATTAGTGTTAGATGATGTGTGGAGTGAGAGGCGTGATGATTGGGAAACCCTCATCAGGCCATTTTATACATGTGCGCCCGGAAGCAAAATCATCATAACATCACGGAAGGATATATTGCTAAAAAAACTGGGTTACAGTACTCCAAACAAGCAGCTGGGGAGGCTTTTATATGATGATGCTTTGTCCTTGTTTGCGGTTCATGCTTTAGGCGTAAGAAATTTTGATTCACATTTGTCACTTAAACCACATGGTGAAGGCATTGTGAAAAAATGTAATGGGTTGCCTTTGGCATTGATCGCACTTGGGACATCACTGAGgacaaaagaagatgaagattCATGGAAGGAAGTGTTAGAAAGTGAGATATGGAAATTACCGGTTGAAGATGAAATCATCCCTGCCCTAAGACTAAGCTACCATGATCTTTCGGGACCTTTGAAGCAGTTGTTTGCATACTGCTCCTTGTTTCCCAAGGATTTCCTGTTTGACAAGGAGGAGCTGGTTAAGTTATGGATGGCAGAAGGTTTCTTGCACCAGCCAACTCTAAGTGATTCAACAGAAGAACACCTGGGTCATGAattctttgatgagttgttgTCAAGGTCATTTTTTCAACATGCACCAAATGATGAATCGTTGTTTGTGATGCATGACCTCATGAATGATTTGGCAACATCTGTTTCTGTTGAGTTTTTTTTAAGGTTAGATAATGAGAACGAGAAGAATATTAGGAAGGAAATGTTGGAAAAGTACCGACACATGTCATTTGTTCGTGAGGAATATGTAACTTACAAGAAGTTCGAGGCATTTGAAAGAGCCAAAAGTTTGAGGACATTCTTGGTAACGTATGTTGGGGAGGTAGAAAGCTGGCGACATTTCTACTTATCCCAGAAGATTCTCACCGACTTGCTTCCTGAGGTACCACTACTAAGGGTTCTAAGTTTAAGTGGCTTTCAAATAAGTGAGTTACCGGAGTCCATTGGTACTTTGAGGCACTTGAGATATCTTAATCTATCTCGAACTCGTATCACACATTTACCGGAAACTGTTTGCAATCTCTATAACTTACAATCATTGATCCTATCCGGTTGTTGTGAAATAACTAAATTGCCCAAAAGCTTCCTACAACTCAAAAACTTGCGGCATCTTGATGTTAGGGACACCCCGCTTTTGTTTGAGATGCTTTTAGAGATTAGCAGGTTGAAAAGCCTAGAAATTACTCTCTCAAAAATCAATATCGAATGTGAAAGTGGAATTGAAATAGCCAAACTTAAAGACTTTAAGACTCTATATGAAAAAATTTCCGTTGTAGGTTTGGGAAAAGTGCAAAACACAACCTATGTGCACGAGGCGAACTTTTCACAAAAGAAGCTTAGTGAGTTAGAGCTTGTTTGGAGTGATGCGCTACATGATTCACGaaatgaaatgcttgaaaaggcGGTCCTAAATGAGTTGAAGCCTTGTGATGATAAGTTAATACAACTGCAAATCTGGTCATACGGGGGACTAGCATTTCCAAATTGGGTTGGGGATCCCTCGTTTATTAATTTGAAGCATGTGTCAATAATGGGTTGTAAGAGATGTACATCTCTACCGCCACTTGGGCAGCTACCATCACTTAAGGAGTTGTTTATTAAAGGCTTGGATAGGGTGGAAGTTGTGGATTTTGAGTTATTTGGGACTGGTCGCACATTTCCTTCACTTGAAATTCTGAGTTTTAAAGATATGTATGGGTGGAAGAAATGGTCAGGGGCTGTGTTTCCACGCTTGCAAAAGCTTGAAATAAAAGAGTGTCGTAAATTGGTTGAAGTCACACTTGAAGCACTGCCTTCATTGAATGATCTAGATTTAGGTAACTGTGATAGTGGTGTGTTGAGAAGTCTGGTTGAAGTAGCTTCAGCAGTCACCAAGTTGAGAATAAGGGATATTTCAGGGCTTAATGATGAGGTGTGGGGAGGTGTTATAGAGTCTCTTGGGGGAGTGGAAGAATTAAAGATGTCAGTATGTAATGAAATAAGATACGTGGTGAAATCAGATGCAGATGCAAGTAAGATTCTTGTGAGGCTGAGGAAACTGGAAATGTGGTATTGTGATAATTTGGTGAGTGTAGGAGAGaaagaggaggaggaggaggataaTTGGAGGAGCAACCTCCTAACATCTCTTAGGACGTTGTATGTGTCTTATTGTAAGAATATGGAGCGTTGCAGCTGTCCAGATGGCATTGAGGAGTTGACTGTTGAGGGTTGTAGTTCAATGACAGTTGTGTCATTTCCAAAAGGAGGACAGGTGAAGCTCAGGTCACTTAAAATATGGAATTGCAGGAACCTATTGGAAAAGGAGTGGGAGTGGGGAGGACAAAAAACGAAAAACAACAGAAGCAGCAACATGCCCATGCTTGAACATGTATCTATACGTGATTGGCCAAATCTGAAATCAATAATTGAGCTGAATGACTTTGTTCACCTCACTCAATTGTTTATATACCATTGTGAGAGACTTGAGTCATTTCCGAACAATTTGACGACGTTAGTGAAACTGGAAATAGAGAATTGTCCCAGATTGGAAGTTTCCTTTCTTGGTGAAAATTTGACCTCGTTGGAGGAACTAAGCATAACCAATTGTTTAAGTATGGATTCTCCTTTTTTAAGTTGGGTTTGGCCTCCCAATTTGTGTTCCTTAGAAATAGGAAAGTTGAAGAAGCCCTTCTCAGAGTGGGGTCCACAGACATTCCCAACTTCACTTGTGAAACTATCCTTATACGGTGGTCGTAGTTGTAGTGAATTTTCTCATCTTCTTCATTCATCTCTTACTTCTCTTCAAATACATCGATTTGAGAAATTGGAATCATTTACAATGGACCTCCAACACCTCCAATCTCTCTCTTTTTCCAATTGCGCTAATCTGAAGAAAGCGTCTTCGCATCCCCAACACCTCACCTCCCTCCACCATCTCTCTTTTCAAGATTGCCCTAAGATGAAGGATCTACCAGAAATGTTGTTGCCTTCACTCTTGAGTTTATACATCTGGGGTAATTGCCCAGGTCTGAAAGAAAGATGCAGTAAAAAGGGGAGTTACTGGCCCCTCATCTCCCATATCCCCTATATCAACATACTATGA